Proteins found in one Apostichopus japonicus isolate 1M-3 chromosome 16, ASM3797524v1, whole genome shotgun sequence genomic segment:
- the LOC139981963 gene encoding phospholipid scramblase 1-like: MANTPQFGMTGITAVTSPPGLALPTLQVPGAALSWMDRPPAAIGCPPGLEYLSQLDQVLVHQQVDMEEVLTNLGTPNKYHVKNILGQQIFFAFEEAYRGALHFSGNKRGFVIHIMDNMNQEVMKVSREYKYCVGCCCACCAGCCNGEKCASKASVEAPPGCPIGYVVQRPSLCGDHLAVLDENHETLIKIRGPGCKCRSIYSDIEFKVLSSDENEELGKLSKQWAGNVQEVYTNADNFGIQFQMNLEVKSKAILIGALFLIDFMFFEEQPIRQQGTNQRR; encoded by the exons ATGGCGAATACTCCACAGTTTGGTATGACAGGTATAACAGCGGTGACGTCACCCCCTGGTTTGGCCCTACCGACCCTTCAAGTCCCTGGTGCGGCTTTATCTTGGATGGATCGACCTCCC GCAGCCATCGGTTGTCCACCAGGACTGGAGTATCTCAGCCAACTCGATCAAGTCCTCGTCCATCAACAAGTTGATATGGAAGAGGTTCTTACCAACTTGGGAACGCCAAACAAATATCATGTGAAAAATATTCTCGGTCAACAG ATTTTTTTCGCCTTCGAGGAGGCATACAGAGGAGCGCTTCATTTTAGCGGTAATAAAAGAGGCTTCGTGATACACATTATGGATAACATGAATCAAGAAGTCATGAAGGTCTCCAGAGAATACAAGTACTGTGTGGGTTGTTGTTGTGCATGCTGTGCTGGATGCTGTAATGGCGAAAAATGTGCCTCTAAAGCCTCTGTAGAGGCCCCGCCTGGCTGCCCTATCGGATATGTTGTTCAAAG GCCAAGCTTATGCGGGGATCATTTAGCGGTTCTGGACGAAAATCATGAAACTTTGATTAAAATAAGAGGACCAGGCTGTAAATGTCGGTCAATTTACAGTGACATAGAATTCAAG GTACTCTCCTCAGATGAAAACGAAGAACTCGGTAAACTCAGCAAGCAATGGGCAGGAAACGTTCAGGAAGTGTATACTAACGCCGACAACTTTGGTATCCAATTCCAGATGAACTTAGAAGTAAAATCGAAGGCGATATTAATAGGGGCCCTCTTTCTAATTGATTTTATGTTCTTCGAAGAACAGCCGATCAGACAGCAGGGGACCAATCAGCGACGTTGA
- the LOC139981960 gene encoding phospholipid scramblase 1-like isoform X7: MANTPQFGMTGITAVTSIPGLALQTLQVPGAALSWMEKPPAAIGCPQGLEYLSQLDQVLVHQQVDMQEVLTNLETANKYHVKNILGQQLHRGVIQISGNKRGFVMHIMDNMNQEVMKVSREYKCCVGCCCACCAGCCNGEKCASKAAVEAPPGCPIGYVVQRPSLCGDHLAILDENHETLLKIRGPGCKCRSIYSDIEFNVLSSDENEELGKISKQWAGDVQEVYTKADNYGIQFQMNLEVKSKAILLGAVILIDFMFFEEQQTVHQQRTNQQR, translated from the exons ATGGCGAATACTCCACAGTTTGGTATGACAGGCATCACAGCGGTGACGTCAATTCCTGGTTTGGCCCTACAGACCCTTCAAGTGCCTGGTGCGGCTTTATCTTGGATGGAAAAACCTCCC GCAGCCATCGGTTGTCCACAAGGACTGGAGTATCTCAGCCAACTCGATCAAGTCCTCGTACATCAACAAGTTGATATGCAAGAGGTTCTTACCAACTTGGAAACGGCAAACAAATATCATGTGAAAAATATTCTCGGTCAACAG TTACACAGAGGCGTGATTCAAATTAGCGGTAATAAAAGAGGTTTCGTGATGCACATTATGGATAATATGAATCAAGAAGTCATGAAGGTCTCCAGAGAATATAAATGCTGTGTGGGTTGTTGTTGTGCATGCTGTGCTGGATGCTGTAATGGCGAAAAATGTGCATCTAAAGCCGCTGTAGAGGCCCCGCCTGGCTGCCCTATCGGATATGTTGTTCAAAG GCCAAGCTTGTGCGGGGATCATTTAGCGATTCTGGACGAAAATCATGAAACTTTGCTTAAAATAAGAGGACCAGGCTGTAAATGTCGGTCAATTTACAGTGACATAGAATTCAAC GTACTCTCCTCAGATGAAAACGAAGAACTCGGTAAAATCAGCAAGCAATGGGCAGGAGACGTTCAGGAAGTGTATACTAAAGCCGACAACTATGGTATCCAATTCCAGATGAACTTAGAAGTAAAATCGAAGGCGATATTATTAGGGGCGGTAATACTTATTGATTTTATGTTCTTCGAAGAACAGCAGACGGTCCATCAGCAGCGGACCAATCAGCAGCGTTGA
- the LOC139981960 gene encoding phospholipid scramblase 1-like isoform X6: MANTPQFGMTGITAVTSIPGLALQTLQVPGAALSWMEKPPAAIGCPQGLEYLSQLDQVLVHQQVDMQEVLTNLETANKYHVKNILGQQELHRGVIQISGNKRGFVMHIMDNMNQEVMKVSREYKCCVGCCCACCAGCCNGEKCASKAAVEAPPGCPIGYVVQRPSLCGDHLAILDENHETLLKIRGPGCKCRSIYSDIEFNVLSSDENEELGKISKQWAGDVQEVYTKADNYGIQFQMNLEVKSKAILLGAVILIDFMFFEEQQTVHQQRTNQQR; encoded by the exons ATGGCGAATACTCCACAGTTTGGTATGACAGGCATCACAGCGGTGACGTCAATTCCTGGTTTGGCCCTACAGACCCTTCAAGTGCCTGGTGCGGCTTTATCTTGGATGGAAAAACCTCCC GCAGCCATCGGTTGTCCACAAGGACTGGAGTATCTCAGCCAACTCGATCAAGTCCTCGTACATCAACAAGTTGATATGCAAGAGGTTCTTACCAACTTGGAAACGGCAAACAAATATCATGTGAAAAATATTCTCGGTCAACAG GAGTTACACAGAGGCGTGATTCAAATTAGCGGTAATAAAAGAGGTTTCGTGATGCACATTATGGATAATATGAATCAAGAAGTCATGAAGGTCTCCAGAGAATATAAATGCTGTGTGGGTTGTTGTTGTGCATGCTGTGCTGGATGCTGTAATGGCGAAAAATGTGCATCTAAAGCCGCTGTAGAGGCCCCGCCTGGCTGCCCTATCGGATATGTTGTTCAAAG GCCAAGCTTGTGCGGGGATCATTTAGCGATTCTGGACGAAAATCATGAAACTTTGCTTAAAATAAGAGGACCAGGCTGTAAATGTCGGTCAATTTACAGTGACATAGAATTCAAC GTACTCTCCTCAGATGAAAACGAAGAACTCGGTAAAATCAGCAAGCAATGGGCAGGAGACGTTCAGGAAGTGTATACTAAAGCCGACAACTATGGTATCCAATTCCAGATGAACTTAGAAGTAAAATCGAAGGCGATATTATTAGGGGCGGTAATACTTATTGATTTTATGTTCTTCGAAGAACAGCAGACGGTCCATCAGCAGCGGACCAATCAGCAGCGTTGA